In Pseudoliparis swirei isolate HS2019 ecotype Mariana Trench chromosome 9, NWPU_hadal_v1, whole genome shotgun sequence, a genomic segment contains:
- the LOC130199427 gene encoding zinc finger protein OZF-like, producing the protein MLRPLVKQHVDEAFGLLDTLTAAYEDIVSRLGEHELHTSDVQRQLVMKQEVPPEQQDWSSSLDQEDPEPPHIKEEQEDQEDPEPPHIKEEQEDPEPPHIKEEQEDPEPPHIKEEQDGLRISQEGEQLQKLEEAGIKFSFTPVKSQYDDEEAQLSKSIKTDKREAEHLKTEADGEEVRSTSDPDSPLQPTADETSQSSECETDNSVDWKETREPQSRLKPLENNEVPVGDMDCGTGNASISSSQYAGSFGQKRHPKRHSGATTGVTSCSVCGKTFSRAGNLKLHSTVHTGEKLLSCSVCGKTFSRARYLKRHSTVHTGEKLLSCSVCGKTFSRACHLKRHSTVHTGEKLFSCSVCGKTFSRACHLKRHSTVHTGEKLISCSVCGKTFSQAGSLKRHSICSCSQAVE; encoded by the exons atgctgaggccGTTGGTGAAGCAGCACGTCGACGAGGCgtttgggctgttggacacgtTGACAGCAGCGTATGAGGACATCGTTTCTCGTTTAGGAGAACATGAGCTacacacatcag acgtccagcggcagttggtgatgaaacaagaggttccccctgaacagcaggactggagctccagtctggaccaggaagacccagagcctccacacattaaagaggaacaggaggaccaggaggacccagagcctccacacattaaagaggagcaggaggacccagagcctccacacattaaagaggagcaggaggacccagagcctccacacattaaagaggagcaggatggactcaggatcagtcaggagggagagcagcttcaaaagctggaggaggctggaatcaagttctcattcacccctgtaaagagtcaatatgatgatgaggaagcTCAGCTCTCAAAGTCAATAAAAACCGACAAAAGAGAGgcagaacatttgaaaacagaagcagacggagaggaagtcagatccacatcagatccagatagtcctttacaaccaactgctgatgagacgtcacaatcctctgaatgtgagactgataacagtgTCGATTGGAAGGAGACTCGGGAACCTCAGTCACGTTTAAAGCCTTTGGAAAACAATGAAGTCCCTGTAGGTGACATGGACTGTGGGACTGGAAACGCATCAATTAGCTCTTCTCAATATGctggaagctttggccaaaaGAGACATCCGAAGAGACACTCTGGAGCCACAACAGGAGTGaccagttgttcagtttgtggtaaaacattcagccgagcaggcaatctgaaactacactcaactgttcatacaggagagaaactattaagttgttcagtttgtggtaaaacattcagccgaGCACGctatctgaaacgacactcaactgttcatacaggagagaaactattaagttgttcagtttgtggtaaaacattcagccgaGCATGCcatctaaaacgacactcaactgttcatacaggagagaaactattcagttgttcagtttgtggtaaaacattcagccgaGCATGCcatctaaaacgacactcaactgttcatacaggagagaaactgatcagttgttcagtttgtggtaaaacattcagccaaGCAGGCAGTCTAAAACGACACTCCATCTGCTCGTGCAGTcaagctgttgagtga